The following coding sequences lie in one Monomorium pharaonis isolate MP-MQ-018 chromosome 1, ASM1337386v2, whole genome shotgun sequence genomic window:
- the LOC105832893 gene encoding protein O-mannosyl-transferase Tmtc3, producing MGVPARGALAAIVAVTAFAVYLNSLGCGFVFDDISAIKDNRDLRPHTPLKNVFYNDFWGTPMHKEQSHKSYRPLCVLTFRWNYLIHQLDPMGYHLLNVILHVGVCLLYFRTCLMFLPDTASFVSSLFFAVHPIHTEAVTGVVGRAETLSSLFYLAALITYTKCCKSKRSTGWTSLILSMFFVFTAMLCKEQGITATAVCVLYEIFVVQKVRARDIFLALKSAFGGNKISPAWSGEGTKRLTALTLVTFSLLILRLHIMGSKLPVFTRFDNPASVATTPTRQLTYNYLAAVNLRLLFLPSDLCCDWTMGTIPLVESFTDVRNLATLATHGGVIGLLVTAVVTRSRQTSVILIMSLAMMILPFLPASNLFFPVGFVIAERVLYAPSMGFCMLIGYGWSILSDKKCKKLVLISLVTLLAAHTTKTFVRNYDWLDEYSIFMSGLKVNERNAKLFNNVGHALESQGRFKEALNFFNMAVQVQGDDIGAHINVGRTYNHLKMFKEAEDAYLKAKSLLPKAKPGESYQARIAPNHLNVFVNLANLIAKNATRLEEADLLYRQAISMRADYTQAYINRGDVLIKLNRTKEAQEVYERALFYDSNNPDIYYNLGVVFLEQGKASQALAYLDKALEFDPEHEQALLNSAILLQELGRAELRKIARERLLKLLRKDSNNERVHFNLGMLAMDDHDSGSAERWFRNAVALKEDFRSALFNLALLLADEQRPLEAAPFLNQLVRFHPDHVKGLILLGDIYINNIKDLDAAENCYRRILQLDPTNIQGLHNLCVVMVERGKLGLAAQCLERAAALAPHQDYVQRHLSIVRTRISRLPPDQHDNEIFDDSFWNSNVKDKPFNTETSNGQFLGKTDSVFANHATVHNHIGNKQSNTDSLNNHIIHLKGPSKPSRAISSGIGTEIKDGQHPKQTTIPELTNIVEPTTDRVFDRIISADVTKLDITQKHGSKHANSDPFNQSAAATISGKQGIQQTKDSALS from the exons ATGGGAGTGCCTGCGCGGGGAGCACTCGCGGCGATCGTGGCGGTAACCGCGTTCGCCGTGTACCTCAACAGCCTCGGCTGCGGCTTCGTCTTCGACGACATCTCGGCGATCAAGGACAACCGCGATCTCAGGCCCCACACGCCCCTCAAGAATGTTTTCTACAACGACTTCTGGGGCACCCCGATGCACAAG gaaCAATCGCACAAGTCTTATAGACCTCTTTGCGTTCTCACATTCCGATGGAATTACTTGATTCATCAACTAGATCCTATGGGATACCACCTGCTAAATGTTATTCTACATGTTGGAGTATGCCTATTATATTTCAG GACCTGTTTAATGTTTCTGCCGGATACAGCAAGTTTTGtgtcatctttattttttgctgTGCATCCTATACATACAGAAGCA GTCACAGGTGTAGTTGGTAGGGCAGAGACTTTGTCCTCCTTATTTTACCTGGCAGCTTTAATCACATATACTAAATGTTGCAAGAGCAAAAGATCTACAGGATGGACATCCTTGATATTATCTATGTTTTTTGTATTCACTGCGATGCTGTGCAAGGAGCAGGGAATTACAGCAACTGCAGTTTGTGTATTGTATGAAATTTTCGTTGTACAGAAG GTTAGAGCGAGGGATATTTTCTTAGCACTAAAGTCAGCTTTTGGtggtaataaaatttcaccTGCATGGTCAGGCGAAGGTACAAAACGTTTGACCGCCCTTACACTTGTTACATTTAGCCTGCTTATCCTACGGTTACATATAATGGGTTCAAAGTTACCTGTATTTACCAG ATTTGACAATCCCGCATCGGTTGCTACAACACCAACGAGACAGCTTACGTATAATTATCTCGCTGCAGTGAATCTAAGACTGCTATTTCTTCCAAGTGATTTGTGCTGTGATTGGACAATGGGTACGATACCATTAGTAGAGAGTTTTACCGATGTTCGTAATCTCGCGACCCTAGCTACTCATGGAGGCGTAATAGGACTGCTTGTGACAGCCGTTGTAACACGTAGCAGGCAAACGTCAGTCATTCTTATCATG AGTTTGGCTATGATGATACTCCCTTTTTTACCCGCGTCGAACCTCTTCTTTCCGGTCGGATTTGTAATCGCTGAAAGAGTGTTGTATGCTCCTTCCATGGGGTTTTGCATGCTTATTGGATATGGATGGAGTATTTTGTCAGACAAGAA ATGCAAGAAGCTGGTGCTAATTTCACTCGTAACGCTTCTAGCGGCACACACGACAAAAACATTTGTTAGAAATTATGATTGGTTAGACGAATATTCGATATTTATGTCTGGTTTAAAAGTGAACGAAAGAAACGCGAAACTATTTAATAACGTCGGCCACGCGTTGGAGAGCCAAGGCCGTTTTAAGGAAGCATTGAATTTCTTCAATATGGCCGTACAAGTTCAAGGTGATGATATTGGAGCACATATTAATGTTGGGAGAACTTACAATCATCTAAAAATGTTCAAAGAAGCCGAAGACGCGTATTTAAAG gCAAAATCATTATTACCAAAAGCGAAACCAGGAGAATCTTATCAAGCACGTATAGCACCGAATCATTTAAATGTGTTTGTTAATTTGGCTAACCTAATAGCTAAGAACGCAACTAGACTAGAAGAGGCTGATTTATTATACAGACAGGCGATCAGTATGCGCGCGGATTATACTCAAGCATATATTAATCGTGgcgatgttttaattaaacttaatcgTACAAAGGAAGCTCAAGAGGTCTATGAGCGAGCACTATTTTATGACAGTAATAATcctgatatttattataat cttgGTGTCGTATTTTTGGAACAAGGAAAAGCATCCCAGGCTTTAGCATATTTGGACAAAGCTTTAGAGTTTGATCCAGAGCATGAACAGGCATTATTGAATTCTGCTATACTACTCCAAGAATTGGGACGAGCAGAATTGCGTAAAATAGCTAGAGAGAGACTGTTAAAACTGTTACGGaaa GATTCTAATAATGAACGTGTACATTTCAATCTGGGAATGTTAGCCATGGACGATCATGACAGCGGCAGTGCGGAGCGTTGGTTCCGCAATGCCGTCGCACTGAAAGAAGACTTCCGCTCTGCTCTGTTCAACCTCGCGTTACTTCTAGCTGATGAGCAGCGTCCGCTTGAAGCGGCACCGTTTTTAAATCAGTTAGTTAGATTCCATCCGGATCACGTAAAAGGCCTAATCCTTCTGGGAGATATTTACATCAATAACATAAAAGATCTAGACGCTGCGGAAAAT TGTTATCGTAGAATACTGCAGCTGGATCCTACCAATATTCAAggattacataatttatgcGTCGTGATGGTGGAACGGGGTAAACTGGGCTTAGCAGCGCAATGTCTGGAACGCGCCGCCGCTCTAGCACCGCATCAGGACTATGTGCAAAGGCATCTCTCGATCGTGAGAACTCGCATAAGTCGTCTACCGCCGGATcagcacgacaacgagatCTTTGACGATTCCTTTTGGAACAGTAACGTGAAAGATAAGCCTTTCAATACCGAAACGTCAAATGGACAATTTCTAGGAAAGACGGATTCCGTTTTCGCGAACCACGCGACAGTTCACAATCACATAGGAAATAAGCAGAGCAATACCGATTCCCTGAATAATCACATTATACATTTGAAAGGTCCATCAAAGCCCAGCCGTGCGATAAGCAGCGGCATCGGTACAGAAATAAAGGATGGACAGCATCCCAAGCAAACGACGATTCCCGAATTGACTAATATCGTGGAACCTACCACGGACAGGGTTTTCGATAGAATTATAAGCGCTGATGTAACAAAGCTAGATATCACACAGAAACACGGCTCGAAACACGCGAATTCCGATCCGTTCAATCAGAGTGCCGCCGCGACTATCAGTGGCAAGCAAGGAATTCAACAGACAAAGGACAGTGCGTTGTCAtag